In Phocoena phocoena chromosome 12, mPhoPho1.1, whole genome shotgun sequence, the following proteins share a genomic window:
- the CCR6 gene encoding C-C chemokine receptor type 6, which translates to MREEPVNSTNIYDANEDYFGFANSSDYSLDVDSFLCSLQEVRKFSGLFVPLAYSLICVSGLLGNILVVVTFAFYKKAKSMTDVYLLNMAVADILFVLTLPFWAVNHATGEWIFSNVMCKLTRGIYAINFNCGMLLLTCISLDRYIAIVQATKSFRFRSRALAHHRIICLVVWVVSIFISSSTFMFNQKYKLQGSDVCEPRYHAVSEPIRWKLLMLGLQLLFGFFIPLVFMIFCYMFIVKTLIQAQNSKRHRAIRVIIAVVLVFLACQIPHNMVLLVTAVNLGRTDRSCSSERLLGYTRNVTEVLAFLHCCLNPVLYAFVGQKFRSYFLKITKDLWCVKRRQKSPGFSCSRLHSDTLTSRQNSETADNDSPSSFTM; encoded by the exons ATGAGAGag GAACCCGTGAATTCCACCAACATCTACGATGCAAATGAGGATTATTTTGGGTTCGCTAATAGTTCCGATTACTCACTCGATGTTGATAGCTTTCTGTGTTCCTTGCAGGAGGTCAGAAAGTTCTCGGGGCTATTTGTGCCACTCGCTTACTCCTTGATATGTGTCTCTGGCCTCCTGGGCAATATTTTGGTGGTGGTCACCTTTGCTTTTTATAAGAAAGCCAAGTCTATGACAGACGTTTATCTCTTGAACATGGCCGTCGCAGACATCCTCTTCGTCCTTACCCTCCCGTTCTGGGCCGTCAACCACGCTACTGGCGAGTGGATTTTCAGCAACGTCATGTGCAAACTGACCCGGGGCATCTACGCCATCAACTTTAACTGTGGGATGCTGCTCCTGACCTGCATCAGCCTGGACCGCTACATCGCCATCGTGCAGGCCACCAAGTCCTTCCGGTTCCGGTCCAGAGCCTTGGCCCACCACAGGATCATCTGTTTGGTCGTGTGGGTCGTGTCGATCTTCATCTCCAGCTCGACCTTCATGTTCAACCAGAAATACAAGCTGCAGGGCAGCGACGTCTGCGAGCCCAGGTACCACGCCGTCTCCGAGCCAATCCGGTGGAAGCTGCTGATGCTGGGGCTGCAGCTCCTGTTCGGCTTCTTCATCCCGCTGGTGTTTATGATATTTTGCTACATGTTTATTGTCAAGACCTTAATTCAAGCTCAGAATTCCAAAAGGCACAGAGCCATCCGCGTGATCATAGCCGTGGTCCTTGTCTTTCTGGCTTGCCAGATCCCACATAACATGGTGCTTCTCGTGACCGCCGTCAACCTGGGCAGGACGGACCGCTCGTGCAGCAGCGAGAGGCTGCTGGGCTACACCAGGAACGTCACCGAGGTCCTGGCTTTCCTGCACTGCTGCCTCAACCCGGTGCTCTATGCCTTCGTCGGTCAGAAGTTTAGAAGCTACTTTCTGAAGATCACGAAGGACCTGTGGTGCGTGAAGAGGAGGCAGAAGTCGCCGGGCTTCTCGTGCTCCCGGCTGCACTCGGACACCCTCACCTCCCGGCAGAACAGCGAGACCGCGGACAACGACAGCCCGTCCTCCTTCACCATGTGA
- the GPR31 gene encoding 12-(S)-hydroxy-5,8,10,14-eicosatetraenoic acid receptor, with amino-acid sequence MLPPNCSVAHSYAAEVSTASLLLLECSLGTLGNAVALWTFFFRLKVWKPYAVYLFNLVLADLLLAACLPFHAAFYLRQKTWGLGRASCQGMLFLRSLCRGAGVAFLTAVALDRYLRVVHSRLKVNLLSVRAAWGISVLVWLMTAALTHQSVFLSEAECPSSEPRTESSFSLIWQEALSFLQFILAFGLILFCSAGLIRTLQKRLRDPHKQPKLQRAQALVAMVGVLFTLCFLPSFLARILLAIFRGALSCGVLSSMVHAADVTGSLTYLQGVLNPVVYCFSNPAFRRSYRKLFYTLTLRARKQEAEAPGCELRDSYS; translated from the coding sequence ATGTTGCCACCCAACTGCTCTGTGGCGCACAGCTACGCAGCGGAGGTGAGCACGGCCTCGCTGCTGCTGCTGGAGTGTAGCCTGGGCACGCTGGGCAACGCCGTGGCGCTCTGGACCTTCTTCTTCCGTCTGAAGGTGTGGAAGCCCTACGCCGTCTACTTGTTCAACCTGGTCCTAGCAGACCTCCTGCTGGCTGCCTGCCTGCCCTTTCACGCCGCCTTCTACCTGCGGCAGAAGACCTGGGGCTTGGGACGTGCATCTTGCCAAGGGATGCTCTTCCTGCGGTCCCTGTGCCGTGGGGCGGGTGTCGCCTTCCTCACCGCCGTGGCCCTGGACCGCTACCTCCGGGTGGTCCACTCGCGGCTCAAAGTCAACCTTCTGTCCGTGCGGGCGGCCTGGGGGATCTCGGTCCTGGTCTGGCTCATGACGGCAGCCCTCACTCACCAAAGCGTGTTCCTCTCTGAGGCCGAGTGCCCCAGTTCTGAGCCCAGGACGGAGTCCTCCTTCAGCCTCATCTGGCAggaagccctctccttcctccagtttATCCTTGCCTTCGGCCTCATCCTGTTCTGCAGTGCCGGCCTCATCAGGACTCTCCAGAAGCGGCTCCGAGACCCACACAAGCAGCCCAAGCTGCAGAGGGCCCAGGCGCTGGTGGCCATGGTTGGGGTGCTGTTCACGCTGTGCTTTCTGCCCAGCTTCCTGGCCCGCATCCTACTGGCCATCTTCCGAGGGGCGCTCAGCTGCGGGGTCCTGAGCTCCATGGTCCACGCCGCCGACGTGACCGGCAGCCTCACCTACCTGCAGGGCGTGCTGAACCCCGTGGTGTACTGCTTCTCGAACCCCGCCTTCAGACGCTCCTACCGCAAGCTCTTCTACACCCTCACCCTCAGGGCCCGAAAGCAGGAAGCAGAGGCTCCGGGCTGTGAGCTCAGAGATTCTTACTCCTGA